Proteins encoded in a region of the Sphingomonas jaspsi DSM 18422 genome:
- a CDS encoding threonine synthase: MNENLRADRRTYVTHLECSMTGERFEADRLQGLSRVGRPLLVRYDLDAIRACVSRELIETRPTDMWRWREMLPVRRTESIVSLGEIETPLVLIPRSGGTNVLIKDEGRLPTGSFKARGLVMAVSMARELGVERIGMPTNGNAGAALAAYASRCGIETVILCPEETPEVNVREIAAQGARVWRVNGQIDDCGAIIGRGAAEGRWFDFSTLKEPYRIEGKKTMGFELAAQLGWELPDAIFYPTGGGTGLIGMWKAFDEMEALGWIGSKRPRMYAVQASGCAPIVRAFEAGKEHAERWEDPATVAAGIRVPRAVGDFLILRAVRESGGRAMAVGDPAILKAVDAAARKDGLLLCPEGGATLAAYHAAVREGFVEPYEKVVLFNCATGLKYQMPPTTNVLDRHGEIDLSVL; this comes from the coding sequence ATGAACGAAAATCTTCGTGCTGATCGGCGGACCTACGTCACGCATCTCGAATGTTCGATGACGGGGGAGCGGTTCGAGGCGGATCGGTTGCAGGGGTTGTCCCGCGTCGGCCGTCCGCTGCTCGTCCGCTACGATCTCGATGCAATCCGGGCTTGCGTGTCGCGTGAATTGATCGAGACGCGGCCAACAGACATGTGGCGCTGGCGCGAGATGCTGCCGGTGCGCCGCACTGAAAGCATCGTATCGCTCGGCGAGATCGAAACGCCGCTGGTCCTTATCCCCCGCTCGGGCGGTACCAATGTGCTGATCAAGGACGAGGGCAGGCTTCCAACCGGATCGTTCAAGGCGCGCGGGCTGGTGATGGCGGTGTCGATGGCCCGCGAGCTCGGCGTTGAGCGGATCGGCATGCCCACCAACGGCAATGCCGGCGCCGCGCTCGCCGCCTATGCCTCGCGGTGCGGGATCGAAACGGTGATCCTGTGCCCCGAGGAAACGCCGGAAGTGAACGTCCGGGAAATCGCCGCGCAGGGCGCGCGGGTGTGGCGGGTCAACGGCCAGATAGACGATTGCGGCGCGATCATCGGAAGGGGCGCCGCAGAGGGCCGCTGGTTCGATTTCTCGACGCTGAAAGAGCCCTATCGGATCGAGGGGAAGAAAACGATGGGCTTCGAACTCGCGGCCCAGTTAGGGTGGGAGCTACCCGACGCGATTTTCTATCCGACCGGCGGCGGCACCGGCCTGATCGGCATGTGGAAGGCGTTCGACGAGATGGAGGCACTCGGATGGATCGGCTCGAAGCGCCCGCGAATGTACGCCGTTCAAGCGTCCGGCTGCGCCCCCATCGTGCGCGCCTTCGAAGCGGGCAAGGAACATGCAGAGCGCTGGGAAGACCCGGCGACAGTCGCAGCCGGAATCCGCGTGCCCCGAGCAGTCGGCGACTTCCTAATCCTCCGGGCGGTTCGGGAAAGCGGCGGCCGAGCGATGGCGGTCGGCGACCCCGCGATCCTGAAGGCGGTGGATGCCGCCGCACGCAAGGACGGACTATTGCTATGCCCCGAAGGCGGCGCGACGCTGGCCGCCTACCACGCGGCGGTGCGCGAAGGTTTCGTCGAGCCTTACGAAAAGGTCGTTCTGTTCAATTGCGCGACGGGGCTGAAATATCAGATGCCGCCGACAACGAACGTGCTCGACCGGCATGGCGAGATCGACCTTTCGGTGCTTTAG
- a CDS encoding DUF6894 family protein, with the protein MLRRPRRSRGLPSPGTIEVRYFFNVHAADGTIPDLVGMDLPHTEAAKEYADAHVVDLWQARILAGKPPYFGWLEVVDEFQRAVLKLPL; encoded by the coding sequence ATGCTGCGCAGGCCCCGGCGTTCCCGGGGCCTGCCCTCTCCCGGAACGATCGAGGTGAGGTACTTTTTCAACGTTCATGCGGCCGACGGCACAATCCCCGATCTGGTGGGAATGGACCTCCCGCACACCGAGGCTGCAAAAGAATATGCCGACGCCCACGTTGTCGACCTTTGGCAAGCGCGCATCTTGGCCGGCAAGCCACCTTACTTTGGCTGGCTGGAGGTGGTCGACGAATTCCAACGAGCCGTTTTGAAATTGCCTCTCTGA
- a CDS encoding MFS transporter has product MAAIIIGVPLAIYGALPANHMAHDSHYGTLFEASDTTTLNRWHATVLIVLIIGLVIDVMKPATLGFVLPGLRGEYDIEKSTAAYLPFVALTGTTVGSFLWGWLADVYGRRSTILLSTILFVSTSICGAMPAFQWNLLMCFLMGCSAGGMLPVVYTLLAEIMPPRHRSWVLVLVGGIGLVGGYLAASGAAYLLEPTYGWRALWLQGSPTGLLLLALARWIPESPRFLLEQGRTDELKQMEMRFGIARRRPVEVPADAAVAAQRHGKLTAALVITALAWSFVNFGLLLWLPADLEARGFSASVASSIIAKSTLLALPTIAIGALLYSRWSSKKTLVLTTLLTLAGLGGAILPAQTLALEPVLITVITLLVVGTNGLIAVLLPYTAENYPLGIRGRATGVVAGASKVGGVAVQSFALAGLIPTLGGAALALIGPVALSAGLVAYAGRETRGRSLRELEAG; this is encoded by the coding sequence ATGGCCGCGATCATCATCGGCGTTCCGTTGGCGATCTATGGTGCGCTGCCTGCCAATCATATGGCGCACGACAGCCATTACGGCACGCTGTTTGAAGCTTCGGACACGACCACGCTCAATCGCTGGCACGCGACCGTCCTAATCGTCCTGATCATCGGGCTCGTGATTGATGTTATGAAGCCGGCCACCCTCGGGTTCGTCCTACCTGGGCTGCGCGGGGAATATGATATCGAAAAATCGACCGCCGCCTACCTGCCGTTCGTCGCGCTGACCGGAACCACCGTGGGATCCTTCCTGTGGGGTTGGCTGGCCGATGTTTATGGCAGGCGCTCGACGATCCTGCTGTCGACAATTCTGTTCGTCAGCACCTCCATCTGCGGGGCCATGCCGGCCTTCCAGTGGAACCTTCTGATGTGTTTCCTGATGGGCTGCTCGGCAGGCGGGATGCTACCGGTGGTATACACGCTGCTGGCCGAGATTATGCCGCCGCGCCATCGCAGCTGGGTGCTGGTGCTGGTCGGGGGGATCGGGCTTGTAGGCGGCTATCTTGCCGCCAGCGGCGCCGCGTACCTGCTTGAGCCGACCTATGGCTGGCGCGCTCTTTGGCTGCAGGGTTCTCCAACGGGACTGTTGCTGCTTGCGCTGGCGCGCTGGATCCCGGAATCGCCTCGCTTCCTGCTTGAACAGGGCCGTACGGATGAGCTTAAGCAGATGGAGATGCGCTTCGGCATCGCCCGTCGCCGTCCGGTGGAGGTCCCTGCCGATGCCGCTGTTGCAGCTCAGCGCCATGGCAAACTTACCGCTGCGTTGGTCATCACCGCGCTGGCATGGAGCTTCGTCAACTTCGGACTGCTGCTATGGCTGCCGGCCGACCTTGAAGCCCGCGGCTTCAGTGCGTCGGTTGCAAGCAGCATCATTGCCAAGTCCACGCTGCTGGCGCTGCCGACCATTGCTATCGGAGCGCTGCTCTATAGCCGCTGGAGCAGCAAGAAGACACTGGTACTGACCACCCTGCTTACGCTGGCAGGGCTCGGCGGGGCTATCCTTCCTGCTCAAACGTTAGCGCTAGAGCCGGTGCTGATTACCGTCATCACCCTGCTGGTGGTAGGCACCAACGGCTTGATTGCGGTACTGCTGCCCTACACCGCGGAGAATTACCCGTTGGGAATCCGTGGCCGCGCGACCGGGGTGGTTGCAGGTGCCAGCAAGGTCGGCGGCGTCGCGGTCCAATCCTTCGCGCTGGCCGGACTAATTCCGACACTCGGCGGTGCGGCGCTAGCGCTGATAGGGCCCGTAGCGCTTTCAGCTGGCCTAGTCGCCTACGCTGGCCGCGAAACTCGTGGCCGCTCGCTACGCGAATTGGAGGCAGGCTGA
- a CDS encoding phosphoadenylyl-sulfate reductase, translated as MTAIFATDVTPAIPVLVGERLAYLNKIEPSPIDRLRAMRETIPGRLIFTAGFGMEGQALFHMICEAGLDVEFVTIDTGRLFPETYELWAKTEERYGIRFRSLHPEPADLADLNNRFGANGFQWSKSARLACCHARKVAPLEKALAGAEGWITGLRADQSHARRSARFAEWDAHRDLIKAAPLFDWTRREVEDFCAANDVPINALHAQGFASIGCEPCTRAIQPGEEERAGRWWWEADSKRECGLHVVRREPAAAGDR; from the coding sequence ATGACGGCCATCTTTGCCACCGATGTCACGCCTGCCATTCCCGTCCTTGTCGGCGAGAGGCTTGCCTACCTCAACAAAATTGAACCCAGCCCGATCGACCGGTTGCGCGCGATGCGGGAAACCATTCCCGGACGGCTGATATTCACGGCCGGCTTCGGCATGGAGGGTCAGGCGCTGTTCCATATGATTTGCGAGGCAGGGCTCGACGTCGAGTTCGTTACGATCGACACCGGTCGGCTGTTCCCCGAAACCTACGAGCTCTGGGCCAAAACCGAAGAGCGCTACGGCATTCGCTTTCGCTCGCTCCACCCTGAGCCTGCCGACCTAGCCGACCTCAACAACCGCTTCGGCGCCAACGGCTTTCAATGGTCGAAAAGCGCGCGCCTGGCCTGCTGCCACGCGCGCAAGGTCGCGCCGCTCGAAAAGGCTTTGGCGGGTGCGGAAGGATGGATCACCGGCCTTCGCGCTGACCAGTCGCACGCGCGCCGCTCCGCCCGCTTCGCCGAGTGGGACGCGCACCGCGATCTCATCAAGGCCGCGCCGCTGTTTGACTGGACACGCCGTGAGGTCGAGGATTTCTGTGCCGCCAATGACGTACCGATAAATGCGCTGCACGCTCAGGGCTTCGCGTCGATCGGTTGCGAGCCTTGCACCCGCGCCATCCAGCCGGGTGAAGAGGAACGTGCCGGACGCTGGTGGTGGGAAGCGGATTCGAAACGCGAATGCGGCCTCCATGTGGTGCGCCGTGAACCGGCGGCGGCCGGAGACCGATGA
- a CDS encoding low affinity iron permease family protein encodes MLHRWFEKVTAGCARFTGRPAMFALCLLLAGVGIGAYFSNNDHFLNGANLSISIVTLLLLPILQATQNRDGAALQAKLDELISANRRARNEMIGIERDSEDKIERERPDRATTRNQGNSE; translated from the coding sequence ATGCTGCATCGGTGGTTTGAAAAAGTCACAGCCGGGTGCGCTCGTTTCACAGGCCGACCTGCTATGTTCGCCCTTTGCCTGCTGCTCGCCGGCGTGGGCATAGGGGCCTATTTCTCCAACAACGACCATTTCCTGAACGGCGCAAATCTGTCGATAAGCATTGTCACGCTACTTCTTTTGCCAATCCTGCAAGCGACGCAGAATCGGGATGGAGCAGCTTTGCAAGCAAAGCTTGACGAGCTTATCAGCGCCAACCGCCGCGCGCGAAATGAGATGATCGGGATTGAACGGGATAGCGAGGACAAGATCGAACGGGAGCGGCCAGACAGGGCGACGACCCGAAACCAAGGCAACAGTGAGTGA
- a CDS encoding Hsp20 family protein, with product MPSAFDFAPFRRSTVGFDRLFELLENSASGQSQDNYPPFDLIKLGDNQFRISLAVAGFTQDEIDITAHQNQLIVKGQKREDDAATYIHRGIANRSFERRFGLADHIMVTGADLKDGLLSIELSREIPEAMKPRKIEIGGGGTRRLDAPKHDVERTKKSSKQLQDA from the coding sequence ATGCCAAGCGCTTTCGATTTCGCGCCTTTCCGGCGCTCCACGGTTGGGTTCGACCGGCTGTTCGAGCTGCTGGAGAACAGCGCTTCGGGTCAGTCGCAGGACAACTACCCGCCTTTCGACCTCATCAAGCTCGGTGATAATCAGTTCCGCATATCGCTTGCGGTGGCCGGGTTCACGCAGGACGAGATCGACATCACCGCGCATCAGAATCAGCTCATCGTCAAAGGTCAAAAACGTGAGGACGATGCCGCGACCTACATTCACCGCGGCATTGCCAACCGGTCGTTCGAGCGCCGCTTCGGCTTGGCCGACCACATCATGGTGACCGGCGCCGATTTGAAGGACGGCCTGTTGTCGATTGAGCTCAGCAGGGAAATCCCGGAGGCGATGAAACCGCGCAAGATCGAGATCGGCGGCGGCGGGACCCGCCGGCTTGACGCTCCTAAGCACGATGTCGAACGGACAAAGAAGTCATCGAAGCAACTCCAAGACGCTTGA
- a CDS encoding assimilatory sulfite reductase (NADPH) flavoprotein subunit, producing the protein MTAEIPVRDGVLSIDQWQLLDRLAATISAQQARWISGYFAGLDHGLSRIGGITLTAPQAPPARSLTILTGSETGNSRALAAALLDEAAGRGLNARKLDLADYKQRELKDEDDLLFVVSTHGEGDPPASALGFFEWIEGPRAPRLEGKRFAVLALGDSTYEKFCEAGRRIDARLEALGADRLADRIDCDVDYDEPAASWRTTVLDLLATDAPSTVPASVATPLRVVAPVHDRRNPFTATVVENIPIVGRHSTKESRHVELDLGGSGLAYQPGDALGILPTNNPHAVEALLAATGLSANDEVAVKDTTLTLGDALAHRLEIVAATPRFLDQWSELSDASELRALKTALADRAAFLRDHHVVDIVERFPVPGIDAASLVASLRPLQPRLYSLASSQAFVGDEAHLLVAPVRYELYGSPRGGVASTQIADRLPLGETVPVYIQENPNFRLPADDVPVVMVGPGTGVAPFRAFLQEREVREAKGRNWLFFGERNFRSDFLYQLELQKWLADRLLSQLDVAFSRDGEKTYVQHRMAERSRDLYSWLEEGAHLYVCGDSAAMAPDVNEALIAIVEREGGKGREAAEDYVRTLAADRRYQRDVY; encoded by the coding sequence ATGACCGCCGAAATTCCCGTCCGCGACGGCGTCCTCAGCATCGATCAGTGGCAGCTGCTCGACCGGCTTGCCGCGACGATCAGTGCCCAGCAGGCGCGTTGGATCAGCGGCTATTTTGCAGGGCTCGACCATGGCCTGTCGCGTATCGGCGGCATCACGCTCACTGCGCCTCAGGCACCCCCCGCCCGTTCGCTCACCATCCTGACCGGCAGCGAGACCGGCAACAGCCGCGCGCTCGCTGCGGCCTTACTGGACGAAGCGGCCGGTCGCGGACTCAATGCGCGGAAACTCGACCTTGCCGATTACAAGCAGCGCGAGCTGAAGGACGAGGACGACCTGCTGTTCGTTGTCAGTACTCATGGCGAGGGCGACCCGCCCGCGTCGGCGCTGGGTTTCTTCGAATGGATCGAGGGGCCGCGCGCACCTCGGCTTGAGGGGAAGCGCTTCGCCGTGCTTGCGCTCGGCGATTCCACTTACGAGAAATTCTGCGAGGCCGGGCGGCGGATCGATGCGCGGCTTGAGGCATTGGGGGCAGACCGGCTGGCCGATCGGATCGACTGTGACGTCGACTATGACGAGCCTGCGGCGTCGTGGCGTACGACAGTGCTCGACCTGCTGGCGACAGACGCGCCCTCGACCGTGCCGGCTAGCGTCGCCACACCGCTACGCGTGGTCGCTCCGGTCCATGATCGCCGTAATCCGTTTACGGCAACGGTGGTTGAGAATATTCCAATTGTTGGCCGCCATTCCACCAAAGAATCGCGCCATGTCGAACTCGATCTTGGCGGGTCCGGCCTTGCCTACCAGCCAGGCGACGCGCTCGGCATACTGCCTACCAACAATCCGCATGCGGTTGAAGCGCTGCTCGCCGCGACTGGCCTTTCGGCGAATGACGAAGTTGCCGTCAAAGATACGACCCTGACATTGGGTGACGCGCTCGCCCACCGGCTTGAGATCGTCGCAGCCACTCCTCGTTTCCTCGATCAATGGTCGGAGCTCAGCGATGCGTCCGAACTGAGGGCGTTGAAGACTGCACTGGCCGATCGCGCCGCGTTTTTGCGCGACCATCATGTCGTCGACATCGTGGAGCGTTTCCCGGTTCCTGGGATCGATGCGGCGAGCCTTGTTGCCAGTCTCCGCCCGCTGCAGCCGCGGCTCTATTCGCTTGCATCGAGCCAGGCTTTTGTGGGAGACGAGGCGCATCTGCTCGTCGCGCCAGTCCGCTATGAATTGTATGGTAGCCCGCGCGGCGGCGTCGCCTCGACCCAGATCGCCGACCGGCTGCCGCTAGGCGAGACAGTCCCGGTCTACATCCAGGAGAACCCCAACTTCCGCCTGCCCGCCGACGATGTGCCGGTCGTCATGGTCGGTCCCGGCACCGGGGTCGCGCCGTTCCGTGCCTTCCTGCAGGAACGCGAGGTGCGTGAGGCCAAGGGACGCAACTGGCTGTTCTTCGGTGAGCGCAATTTCCGCAGCGACTTTCTGTACCAGCTCGAGCTGCAGAAGTGGCTCGCCGATCGCCTGCTGTCGCAGCTCGACGTCGCCTTCTCGCGCGATGGTGAAAAAACCTATGTCCAGCATCGCATGGCCGAGCGGTCGCGCGACCTCTACTCCTGGCTCGAGGAAGGCGCGCATCTTTATGTCTGCGGCGACAGCGCGGCGATGGCTCCAGACGTCAACGAAGCGCTGATTGCCATTGTCGAACGCGAAGGAGGCAAGGGCCGCGAGGCGGCCGAAGACTATGTGCGCACGCTCGCCGCCGACCGCCGTTACCAGCGCGACGTATACTGA
- a CDS encoding hemerythrin domain-containing protein produces MAEKMDAVALLKSDHRKVEELFADFEKASGNGRKEKIANQICLELSVHATIEEEIFYPACQGKVDEDLLKESYVEHDGAKVLIAEILNGGADDEFYDSKVKVLSEEIEHHVQEEEKRMEGLFAQARKAGLDMDALGEELAARKQELTDKFKAEGVPTPTLTTMNTAEV; encoded by the coding sequence GTGGCTGAGAAGATGGATGCTGTAGCGCTGCTAAAGTCCGACCATCGCAAGGTAGAGGAGCTGTTCGCCGATTTCGAAAAAGCGAGCGGCAACGGGCGCAAGGAGAAGATCGCGAACCAGATCTGCCTTGAGCTGTCCGTGCACGCGACGATCGAGGAAGAGATTTTCTACCCGGCCTGTCAGGGCAAGGTCGATGAGGACCTCTTGAAAGAGAGTTACGTCGAACACGATGGCGCCAAGGTGCTGATCGCCGAAATCCTGAATGGGGGGGCGGACGACGAATTCTACGACAGTAAGGTAAAGGTCCTGAGCGAGGAAATCGAACACCACGTCCAGGAAGAGGAAAAGCGGATGGAAGGCCTGTTCGCACAGGCCCGCAAGGCCGGCCTCGATATGGACGCGCTGGGTGAAGAGCTCGCAGCGCGAAAGCAGGAACTGACCGACAAGTTCAAGGCGGAGGGAGTGCCGACGCCAACCCTGACGACAATGAACACAGCGGAGGTCTAA
- the cysG gene encoding siroheme synthase CysG — MSTPVSAPPPIAALATLPLFLKLKGRKALVVGGSAGASWKAELLRAAGGNLVERGGDEWTSADFAGAAIAVADLPEAEARRFAAASRQAGVPVGIVDRDDLSDFQFGTIINRSPVVISVSTDGTAPVLGQSIRAKIESVLPRGLSRWAATAKGWRARLKTDARDFERRRAFWRRFADAAWADPEREPNDHDYVALLQGVPQKVGSVTLVGAGPGDPELLTLKAVRALQRATVILYDQLVGPEILELARREAKRLPVGKSGHGPSTRQSEINRRIVELALAGETVVRLKGGDPSIFGRATEELVACQAAGVPVAIVPGVTAAQGAAASLGLSLTERDHARRVQYLTGHGSDGKLPTDIDWRSVADAETTTVLYMPRKTLAEFVTRAIAAGLNPSTPAVAIASATLPGEASTATRVSDIHRTMADFPPGAPVTVIIGWVARHHLRASLATASQQEGLAS, encoded by the coding sequence ATGAGTACGCCGGTCTCCGCGCCGCCGCCCATCGCCGCGCTTGCTACCTTGCCGCTGTTCCTCAAGCTGAAGGGCCGCAAGGCGCTGGTCGTCGGCGGTTCGGCGGGTGCAAGTTGGAAAGCCGAATTGCTTCGCGCGGCGGGCGGCAATCTGGTGGAACGCGGCGGGGACGAATGGACCAGTGCTGATTTCGCCGGGGCCGCGATCGCGGTTGCGGACCTGCCTGAAGCCGAAGCGCGGCGTTTCGCCGCCGCATCCCGCCAAGCCGGCGTGCCTGTTGGGATTGTCGACCGGGACGACCTCAGCGACTTCCAGTTCGGAACGATTATCAACCGCTCCCCTGTGGTGATTTCGGTATCGACCGATGGCACGGCGCCGGTGCTCGGCCAGTCGATCCGCGCCAAGATCGAAAGCGTGCTGCCGCGCGGACTTTCGCGCTGGGCCGCCACGGCCAAGGGCTGGCGCGCCCGGCTCAAGACCGACGCCAGGGATTTCGAGCGTAGACGGGCCTTCTGGCGCCGCTTCGCCGACGCTGCCTGGGCTGACCCTGAGCGTGAACCCAACGATCACGACTATGTCGCACTGTTGCAGGGCGTTCCGCAAAAGGTTGGGTCGGTGACGCTGGTCGGTGCGGGTCCGGGCGATCCCGAACTGCTGACCTTGAAGGCGGTTCGCGCGCTGCAACGGGCGACGGTCATTCTCTACGACCAACTCGTTGGCCCTGAGATCCTCGAACTGGCACGGCGCGAGGCGAAGCGGTTGCCGGTAGGCAAAAGCGGTCATGGACCCTCGACCCGCCAATCCGAGATCAACCGTCGCATTGTCGAGCTCGCGCTGGCGGGCGAAACCGTCGTCCGGCTGAAAGGCGGAGACCCGTCAATCTTCGGCCGCGCGACCGAGGAACTCGTCGCCTGCCAGGCGGCTGGCGTGCCGGTCGCAATCGTCCCGGGAGTCACCGCGGCGCAGGGGGCCGCCGCCTCGCTTGGTCTGTCACTGACCGAGCGCGACCATGCCCGCCGCGTGCAATATCTCACCGGTCATGGCTCGGACGGCAAGCTGCCGACCGATATCGACTGGCGCTCGGTCGCCGATGCCGAAACCACCACCGTCCTGTACATGCCGCGCAAAACGTTGGCTGAGTTCGTTACGCGCGCAATTGCTGCAGGTCTCAATCCCTCGACTCCAGCGGTGGCCATCGCCTCGGCCACGCTTCCCGGAGAGGCCTCAACCGCGACCCGGGTGAGCGACATTCACCGGACCATGGCCGACTTCCCCCCCGGCGCGCCGGTCACGGTCATCATCGGCTGGGTCGCGCGCCACCATCTGCGCGCGTCGCTCGCCACCGCCAGCCAGCAAGAAGGCCTTGCGTCATGA
- a CDS encoding MliC family protein: MVKFVWRGVGAVILGAALGCAPVDGPGTSVFYECQPPKSLRVDYRGSEAWVSVDGSRAIRLKQEPSASGLSYQSGGYRLRTKGSEAIWTGLTREAPYQCRQVLLPG, translated from the coding sequence ATGGTCAAATTCGTGTGGCGGGGCGTGGGCGCCGTTATCCTTGGCGCGGCACTTGGCTGCGCGCCTGTGGACGGGCCCGGGACCAGCGTCTTCTATGAATGCCAGCCACCAAAGTCGCTGAGGGTCGACTACAGAGGCTCCGAGGCGTGGGTATCCGTGGACGGAAGCCGAGCAATCAGGCTCAAACAAGAGCCGTCGGCGTCTGGTTTGTCGTATCAAAGCGGCGGTTACCGATTGAGGACGAAGGGTAGCGAAGCCATTTGGACCGGTCTGACAAGGGAAGCTCCCTACCAATGTCGACAGGTTTTGTTGCCCGGATAA
- a CDS encoding beta/gamma crystallin-related protein, with the protein MRRFSSALCACTFAFAIVASSISAPAISQDDKMARPPQGPEATFYRDINFQGPAVFVSGPNPNLGLAWRVNSIRVKSGRWELCEQTNYRGPCRTYDRDTIMLGSPLRGRQVQSIRPTGWNGSPGEPGSNQSLRGMAAQFYPAPAQNGYRVLACRSQSANASCAAETADRFCASMGWRASARQSLETVRGRVYLADVLCSNTGY; encoded by the coding sequence ATGCGTCGATTTTCGAGTGCCCTTTGCGCCTGCACCTTCGCTTTTGCGATTGTCGCCTCCTCCATTTCAGCGCCGGCCATTTCGCAAGACGACAAAATGGCTCGTCCACCTCAGGGACCCGAAGCGACCTTTTATCGCGACATCAATTTCCAGGGCCCTGCTGTGTTTGTCAGTGGACCAAACCCAAACCTTGGGCTGGCGTGGCGAGTCAACAGTATTCGAGTTAAAAGCGGTCGTTGGGAGCTTTGCGAGCAAACCAATTATCGGGGACCCTGTCGCACCTATGACCGCGACACAATCATGCTCGGCTCGCCTCTGAGAGGCCGGCAGGTACAGTCGATCCGACCGACGGGGTGGAACGGTTCTCCCGGTGAACCTGGCAGCAACCAGTCGCTGCGTGGCATGGCGGCGCAGTTCTACCCGGCCCCAGCTCAAAATGGATATCGCGTTTTGGCTTGCCGTAGCCAATCGGCGAACGCGAGTTGCGCGGCCGAAACTGCGGACCGCTTCTGCGCATCGATGGGGTGGCGGGCTTCAGCGCGACAATCTCTCGAAACAGTTAGAGGCCGAGTTTATCTTGCCGACGTTCTTTGCAGCAATACTGGCTACTGA
- a CDS encoding Lrp/AsnC family transcriptional regulator codes for MDRTDHKILEILQQDASLPVSEIAERVNLSQTPCWRRIQKMEKDGIIQRRVAIVDPDKLGLGLTFFVEIESRDHSREWSDQFIAFTTALPQVMDVYRMAGDVDYLLRVVVGSTGEFDKFYQRLIGSVALKNVTSRFAMERIKVSTAYSLLHI; via the coding sequence GTGGACCGTACCGATCATAAAATCCTCGAAATCCTCCAGCAGGATGCGTCGCTTCCGGTCTCCGAGATCGCCGAGCGCGTGAACCTATCGCAAACGCCTTGCTGGCGCCGGATCCAGAAGATGGAAAAGGACGGCATTATCCAGCGCCGGGTCGCCATCGTCGATCCGGACAAACTGGGATTGGGACTGACCTTTTTCGTCGAGATCGAATCCCGCGATCACTCGCGCGAATGGTCTGATCAATTCATCGCGTTCACAACCGCCTTGCCGCAAGTCATGGACGTTTACCGAATGGCTGGCGACGTAGACTATTTACTTCGCGTGGTGGTCGGATCCACTGGTGAGTTCGACAAATTCTATCAGCGTCTGATCGGGAGCGTCGCGCTAAAAAATGTCACGTCACGATTCGCCATGGAACGAATAAAAGTCTCGACCGCCTACTCTCTTTTGCACATCTGA